The Sulfolobus acidocaldarius DSM 639 genome has a window encoding:
- a CDS encoding MFS transporter translates to MTIKNRSEVFKIAFSAFFADLGYQSAVASFPIVFVLIFGAPFYMYGIAEALNYGLGTLMSYIGGIAGDKYGRKRIVILGNSLIILVSLMGFARDYIQALLFFMLGWWFRNFRSPPRRAMMAEVTSPDERAEAFGILHSIDIAGALLSITILTLVLYFRLSLLSYLPFTALPLVISTILVSIVKAGHLQNNGSSKAKVTVTNKRVFWGIIISTFFFGYSQYSFGFPILTTTEITGKEYLGIISYGIFLAGSSLFGYLFGISKFRELRALAFLGYLLSAFVSLGFAFISGYGITSLYTLSFLMGIAVASAETFEPTVISKLTNEQAYGSAMGYLSAGRSVGIFLGNTIMGFLYQLSYSYAYVFAFFTSLIAFLIILVVTRK, encoded by the coding sequence ATGACAATCAAAAATAGGTCTGAGGTATTCAAAATAGCTTTTTCAGCCTTCTTTGCTGACCTAGGATATCAATCAGCCGTAGCGTCTTTCCCAATAGTCTTTGTTCTCATATTTGGAGCCCCCTTTTATATGTACGGTATAGCTGAGGCACTAAACTACGGTCTGGGAACGTTAATGTCATACATTGGGGGAATAGCTGGAGATAAGTACGGAAGGAAGAGGATTGTAATTCTGGGTAATTCCCTTATCATCTTAGTCTCCCTCATGGGTTTCGCAAGGGATTACATCCAAGCTCTGCTGTTTTTCATGTTAGGATGGTGGTTTAGAAATTTCAGGTCTCCTCCAAGAAGGGCTATGATGGCTGAGGTAACAAGTCCTGATGAGCGGGCAGAGGCTTTTGGAATTCTTCACTCAATAGACATAGCTGGAGCATTACTGTCGATTACCATACTTACACTTGTGCTATATTTCCGCTTATCCTTACTATCATATCTTCCCTTTACTGCTCTTCCCCTAGTAATATCTACAATATTAGTATCTATCGTGAAAGCTGGTCATCTTCAAAATAATGGTTCCAGTAAAGCCAAGGTCACAGTGACAAACAAGAGGGTCTTTTGGGGCATTATCATTTCCACTTTCTTCTTTGGGTATAGCCAATACAGTTTTGGTTTCCCTATACTGACAACTACTGAGATCACAGGGAAGGAGTATTTGGGAATAATCTCTTACGGTATATTTCTGGCAGGTTCGTCATTGTTCGGATACTTGTTTGGTATATCGAAATTCAGGGAACTCAGAGCCCTAGCCTTTCTTGGATATCTGCTTTCAGCTTTTGTCTCATTGGGTTTTGCATTTATCTCAGGTTATGGTATAACCTCGCTTTACACACTGTCATTTCTCATGGGGATAGCTGTAGCCTCTGCAGAGACCTTTGAACCCACAGTAATATCGAAGTTGACAAACGAGCAGGCTTATGGTTCAGCTATGGGGTATTTGTCTGCAGGAAGGAGTGTAGGAATATTCTTGGGCAATACAATAATGGGATTTCTTTATCAACTTAGTTATAGCTATGCGTATGTGTTCGCCTTTTT
- a CDS encoding DMT family transporter, whose translation MRERALLFFGGVAFGTAAIFVKFCSITPPYITLFRFLFAGLVLLLIGRAIRKQGNNKNSHNNPISLRKLVLPSLFLSLHMVLFVFSVFLTTIAASTILVSTSPIFAMIFKRRVDLFVILAILGIVIMNLNSPFGSIVGNLMAVISALSFALYTYFLSKIQYDFFTVTPRIYIISSAFMVPVLPFFSMGNFNLETLMAILGLVFIPTIIGHGSVIYSANKVPISLVTSAELIEPVVATLLAFILFSQVPSLEEIVGGVLTLISLFFAFRRRD comes from the coding sequence ATGAGGGAGAGAGCACTTCTGTTTTTTGGTGGGGTTGCCTTTGGGACAGCGGCGATCTTTGTGAAGTTTTGCAGTATAACTCCACCGTACATTACATTATTTAGATTTCTATTTGCAGGATTAGTATTACTACTAATAGGTAGGGCTATCAGAAAGCAGGGGAACAACAAAAATAGTCATAACAACCCAATCAGCCTGAGAAAACTTGTCTTACCATCACTATTCCTATCCCTTCATATGGTACTCTTTGTCTTCAGTGTTTTCTTAACTACAATAGCAGCCTCAACTATTCTCGTCTCCACCAGTCCCATATTCGCTATGATCTTTAAGAGGAGAGTGGATTTGTTTGTGATACTAGCTATCCTGGGCATAGTAATTATGAACCTGAATTCCCCTTTCGGCAGTATCGTAGGGAATCTCATGGCGGTTATTTCAGCTCTATCATTTGCCCTATATACCTACTTCCTGTCAAAGATCCAGTACGACTTCTTCACAGTGACCCCAAGAATCTATATTATCTCATCAGCGTTTATGGTGCCTGTCTTACCGTTTTTCTCGATGGGAAATTTTAACCTTGAAACCCTCATGGCTATTCTGGGACTCGTATTTATACCCACTATCATAGGTCATGGATCAGTAATTTACTCCGCGAATAAGGTTCCAATAAGCTTAGTAACGTCGGCAGAACTGATTGAGCCTGTTGTGGCAACACTGTTAGCCTTCATATTATTTTCCCAAGTACCTAGCCTAGAGGAAATCGTTGGAGGGGTATTAACTTTGATTTCCCTGTTCTTCGCGTTCAGAAGGAGAGATTAA
- a CDS encoding NRAMP family divalent metal transporter produces MSRREMMQLFGPAWIALLADADAASIIGGFITGQQYGLGLTWFVLLLALPLFVVQETAGRISAVTGKGLGEIIRTYYSRKLAIVATLPIFSIDVFTYISEYVGIAIGSYLIGIPPTLGLLSFFLFHLLVILTRKYEKTERALIIVSFILVLSSIIVTIPKASNLDLSPYFSTSNDFLTYLAINIGAVVTPPCMLIYQASATSVKYNKLDISTKDKLSWVTKETILGALTTELIIVFAEVVGTGLGKVDPTNTIQLSSVLSSFSSILPFVFGVLIMSAGFLALVVVSLSSAWGVLEALGRGSSKDNKYNMRDVLTIYGLESLPALLIVYLSSQNYAEILQFATTLLALAPIVFTFTASLLGMIISSRRIMGNYAYSKFRVFIYFLTVSLIFIGGVIGVLSMVGH; encoded by the coding sequence ATGAGCAGGAGAGAAATGATGCAACTATTCGGACCAGCATGGATAGCACTCTTAGCTGATGCTGACGCAGCCAGTATTATAGGGGGGTTTATAACTGGTCAACAATATGGTCTAGGGCTCACATGGTTCGTATTATTGTTAGCACTACCCCTATTCGTTGTTCAGGAGACTGCGGGAAGGATATCTGCAGTTACTGGAAAAGGTCTAGGAGAGATAATCAGGACTTATTACTCAAGAAAACTTGCAATAGTCGCAACCCTTCCCATATTTTCCATTGATGTCTTCACTTATATAAGCGAATACGTTGGAATAGCAATAGGTAGCTACTTAATCGGTATACCCCCTACACTTGGTCTCTTATCATTCTTCTTATTTCACCTCTTGGTGATATTAACAAGAAAATATGAGAAGACAGAGAGGGCATTAATCATAGTCTCATTCATCTTAGTCCTGTCCTCTATTATCGTGACCATACCTAAAGCTTCTAATTTAGATCTATCACCCTACTTTTCCACCTCAAATGACTTCCTTACCTATCTTGCAATAAATATAGGTGCAGTTGTCACACCTCCATGCATGCTAATCTACCAAGCCTCTGCAACCTCTGTTAAGTACAATAAACTAGATATTTCGACTAAAGACAAGCTATCCTGGGTCACTAAAGAGACAATACTGGGTGCACTGACTACGGAACTAATAATAGTTTTCGCAGAGGTTGTAGGGACAGGTCTGGGTAAAGTGGACCCAACAAATACAATTCAACTTTCCTCAGTCTTGAGCTCGTTCTCGAGCATCTTGCCATTTGTGTTTGGAGTTCTGATCATGAGTGCAGGCTTTTTAGCACTTGTCGTTGTGTCATTAAGTAGTGCCTGGGGTGTCCTTGAAGCCTTAGGTAGGGGTAGCAGTAAAGACAACAAGTATAACATGAGAGACGTGTTAACGATTTACGGATTAGAGTCCTTACCGGCTTTACTTATTGTTTACCTATCAAGCCAAAATTATGCAGAAATACTACAGTTTGCCACCACACTCTTAGCCTTAGCCCCTATTGTGTTCACCTTTACCGCATCTCTCCTAGGGATGATAATTTCTAGCAGAAGAATCATGGGTAACTATGCATACTCAAAGTTCAGGGTATTTATATACTTCCTCACTGTATCATTGATATTCATAGGAGGGGTCATTGGAGTCCTGAGCATGGTTGGACACTGA
- the dps gene encoding DNA protection during starvation protein — MSQNKNNPSQNEIKPVGVEILEKSGLDVKKLIDKLVKATAAEFTTYYYYTILRMHLTGLDGEGLKEIAEDARLEDRLHFELMTQRIYELGGSLPRDIREVADISACADAYLPQNWKDPKEILKVLLEAEQCAIRTWKEVCDLTYGKDPRTYDLAQRILQEEIEHEAWFIELLYARPSGHFRRSFPGEGPLSKKSIE; from the coding sequence ATGAGTCAAAACAAAAACAATCCAAGCCAAAATGAAATTAAACCTGTTGGAGTGGAAATATTGGAAAAATCTGGTTTAGACGTCAAAAAACTGATAGACAAACTAGTAAAGGCAACAGCGGCTGAGTTCACCACTTATTACTACTATACAATACTTAGGATGCACTTGACCGGTTTAGATGGAGAGGGACTAAAGGAAATTGCAGAGGATGCCAGACTTGAGGATAGGTTACACTTTGAGTTGATGACACAGAGGATATATGAACTAGGAGGTTCACTGCCTAGAGATATTAGAGAAGTTGCTGATATATCTGCTTGTGCAGATGCATACTTGCCACAGAACTGGAAAGACCCCAAGGAGATATTGAAAGTTTTACTTGAAGCTGAGCAGTGTGCAATTAGGACATGGAAAGAAGTGTGTGATTTAACATACGGCAAAGATCCAAGGACTTATGACTTAGCACAGAGGATCCTACAGGAAGAGATTGAGCACGAAGCCTGGTTCATAGAGCTACTGTACGCCAGACCATCAGGTCACTTCAGGAGATCCTTCCCAGGCGAAGGTCCACTATCTAAGAAGTCCATAGAGTAA
- a CDS encoding Rieske (2Fe-2S) protein: MIRCTGLNNVKEGETKKIEIDGKDLLIVNIRGELKCFSRWCPHKGGDLAYGDFIGGNQIKCHLHGYIYNLDTGNAVYIPYRDGYGKWKDTLNLEVYRVVNKDGEICIEMK; encoded by the coding sequence ATGATAAGGTGTACTGGGTTAAATAACGTGAAAGAAGGGGAAACTAAGAAAATAGAAATAGACGGAAAGGATTTACTTATTGTTAACATTAGAGGTGAGCTCAAGTGTTTTTCTAGGTGGTGTCCTCACAAGGGAGGAGATCTGGCTTATGGAGACTTCATTGGTGGGAACCAAATAAAGTGTCACTTACACGGTTACATATACAACTTAGATACCGGTAATGCTGTATACATACCTTATAGGGACGGTTACGGAAAATGGAAGGACACATTAAACTTGGAAGTTTACAGGGTGGTAAATAAAGACGGTGAGATTTGCATAGAAATGAAATGA
- the trxA gene encoding thioredoxin, whose protein sequence is MSWSDEDTELEMLLNRKLVNVLRSNTEKNITKFPGGKIHHLTDKNFNEFLSSFKVSVVDFWAEWCPPCHLLSPIIEELSKDYKGVGFGKLNVDQYPEIATSYGVISLPTVLLFHEGKPVDYVLGAVPREVIEHKLRKFIGT, encoded by the coding sequence ATGAGTTGGTCTGATGAAGACACTGAGTTAGAAATGCTATTGAATCGAAAGTTAGTAAACGTTTTAAGATCTAACACGGAGAAGAATATAACCAAATTTCCAGGAGGTAAAATTCACCACTTAACGGACAAAAACTTTAACGAATTTCTCAGTAGCTTCAAGGTTTCAGTAGTGGATTTTTGGGCTGAATGGTGTCCTCCCTGTCACTTACTATCGCCAATAATTGAGGAACTGTCTAAGGATTACAAAGGAGTTGGCTTTGGTAAATTAAATGTTGACCAATACCCTGAGATAGCAACTAGTTACGGTGTAATAAGTTTACCCACAGTATTGTTATTTCATGAAGGTAAACCTGTGGATTATGTACTTGGTGCAGTACCTAGGGAAGTCATTGAGCATAAGTTAAGGAAATTTATTGGGACTTGA
- a CDS encoding Holliday junction resolvase-like protein codes for MGIGLILSIFLMIIIVLIIISYSRRINKIQEESKRQAQEMFSQWTQQHSNELRTQIEQSVEMKYKAMLEQWTIQKESEIRKDAVTKSINTLLGKISEEFAPIFIAQKYSISPKDFRHLGSPVDFVAFKGLSDESEPEIIFFEIKTGKSSALTERERKIRDAIVAKRVKYEVINLNSLVEDAKRKISEEIDKVTKE; via the coding sequence ATGGGAATTGGTCTAATACTCTCAATATTTCTCATGATAATAATTGTCCTCATTATAATATCCTACTCAAGGAGAATAAATAAAATTCAGGAGGAGTCCAAGAGACAGGCTCAAGAGATGTTCTCTCAATGGACTCAACAACATTCCAATGAGTTAAGAACTCAAATTGAACAGTCAGTAGAGATGAAATATAAGGCAATGTTGGAGCAGTGGACTATCCAAAAAGAGAGCGAAATACGAAAGGATGCTGTAACAAAATCAATAAACACTTTATTGGGAAAGATAAGTGAAGAGTTTGCTCCAATCTTTATAGCTCAGAAATACAGCATCAGTCCGAAAGATTTTCGACATTTAGGTTCTCCTGTAGATTTCGTAGCATTTAAGGGTCTTTCTGATGAATCGGAACCCGAGATAATATTCTTTGAAATTAAGACTGGAAAAAGTTCAGCACTAACCGAAAGAGAAAGGAAAATTAGAGACGCAATAGTCGCAAAGAGAGTTAAGTATGAGGTTATCAATCTCAATAGCCTTGTTGAAGACGCTAAGAGAAAAATAAGTGAAGAAATCGATAAAGTAACAAAGGAGTGA
- a CDS encoding DUF4382 domain-containing protein, whose amino-acid sequence MNRLVLLGIVLAVIIIVAAVAYYVYNYYTSGNLNIYVQDPPVTSTLKIYLTISSIMIHKANSTSNSTAWITISNRTMTVLLTYNMTFLASAKLPPGEYNEIFIQVSSVEASIGTVNVSVILPSSVFKIHIVGGVFLSGGSSESLLITIPHTISANGTIMISPSVTAKVIT is encoded by the coding sequence ATGAATAGGCTGGTATTGCTAGGCATAGTTTTAGCAGTTATAATCATAGTTGCAGCTGTAGCTTATTATGTTTATAACTACTACACTTCGGGTAATCTAAATATTTACGTACAAGACCCTCCGGTGACCTCTACATTGAAAATATACCTTACAATCTCATCCATTATGATCCATAAAGCAAATTCGACTTCTAATAGTACTGCATGGATAACTATTTCCAATAGGACTATGACAGTTTTGCTCACTTACAACATGACATTCTTAGCCTCAGCTAAATTACCTCCAGGTGAGTATAACGAGATATTCATCCAGGTCTCGTCTGTAGAGGCGAGTATAGGGACTGTAAATGTTTCAGTTATATTACCTAGTTCGGTATTCAAGATCCATATTGTTGGTGGTGTATTCTTGAGCGGAGGCTCCTCAGAGTCCCTATTGATAACTATACCTCATACCATAAGTGCTAATGGAACTATTATGATCAGTCCATCTGTAACAGCGAAAGTTATTACGTGA
- a CDS encoding DUF5752 family protein: MIDLDSKGKGIQFQFYAAYYPPIYSKLKANNIRELMEGVKKCDNYSLFYHIFHPVFSSHLIPEEYSNDFAHWISESLGDKELAELVSDIPGAEPRTVDNIRSDLINVLSLRSNGRVALSPFVFVSCRVITYKTNYVANTLGEFLDCLSEIPGRSLVWHFVTRRVLGYTNRNDFSSWLETNFGLSEVAEELSKIDPQTYVDEEVLRSDIIKTLERWLLK, from the coding sequence ATGATAGACCTAGACTCAAAGGGAAAAGGAATACAGTTTCAGTTTTACGCAGCCTACTATCCTCCAATATACTCTAAGCTTAAGGCTAATAATATACGAGAACTGATGGAGGGGGTAAAGAAGTGTGACAATTACTCTTTATTTTATCACATATTTCACCCTGTGTTCAGTTCACATCTAATACCTGAGGAGTACTCAAACGACTTTGCACACTGGATATCAGAAAGTTTGGGAGATAAGGAATTGGCTGAGCTAGTATCTGATATTCCTGGGGCAGAGCCTAGGACAGTGGATAACATTAGAAGTGATCTGATAAATGTCTTAAGCCTTAGGTCTAATGGTAGGGTTGCTCTATCGCCGTTTGTATTTGTCTCCTGTAGGGTTATAACTTATAAAACAAATTATGTTGCAAACACTTTGGGTGAGTTTCTAGACTGTTTATCTGAGATCCCTGGAAGATCTCTGGTGTGGCACTTTGTAACTAGGAGAGTATTAGGTTACACTAATAGGAATGATTTCTCCAGTTGGTTAGAGACTAATTTCGGGTTGAGTGAGGTAGCAGAGGAATTAAGTAAGATCGATCCACAGACTTATGTTGATGAAGAAGTACTGAGAAGCGATATAATTAAAACGTTAGAGAGGTGGTTGTTGAAATGA